One Streptomyces sp. B21-105 genomic region harbors:
- a CDS encoding sensor histidine kinase, which translates to MSRRFGSVRARATLGAVLVVAVALVAAGAAVVLSLRSQLLDQADAQAERVARTVATQLSVGTAYDRLSSLDDDDRPVQVVDAAGRQVAASEDLERISGTPATEPDDDLDPGEIEDRTRFGDGSATVDGDTADYRFAAVQVRDPQKGPLTVYAGAPLSAERGAVRTALTVMLIGFPLLLAVVAGVTWLVTRRALRPVEGIRREMAAITASADLGRRVPVPDTHDEVARLARTTNETLAALESSVERQRRFVADASHELRSPIASLRTQLEVGAAHPGLLDVAGAVEDTVRLQRLAADLLLLARLDAGEEPVGGRLDLAALAREEAAGRPAVTVDTAADGATEAAVDGTAAGGAVAGGAVAGGAAGGPSLLVAGSRGQLGRVLANLLDNAQRHARTEVSVRVRRSGDRVVVEVADDGDGVPEADRERIFERFVRLDDARSRDDGGAGLGLAIARDVAARHGGTLTVGETPAGGALFELRLPAVNG; encoded by the coding sequence ATGAGCCGCAGGTTCGGCTCGGTGCGGGCGCGGGCGACGCTCGGCGCCGTCCTCGTGGTCGCCGTCGCCCTCGTCGCGGCCGGCGCCGCGGTAGTGCTGTCGCTGCGCTCCCAGCTGCTCGACCAGGCCGACGCGCAGGCGGAGCGCGTCGCACGGACCGTCGCCACCCAGCTGTCCGTAGGGACGGCCTACGACCGGCTCTCCTCGCTGGACGACGACGACCGGCCCGTCCAGGTCGTCGACGCGGCCGGCCGGCAGGTCGCCGCGTCCGAGGACCTGGAGCGGATCAGCGGGACGCCGGCCACGGAGCCCGACGACGACCTCGACCCCGGCGAGATCGAGGACAGGACCCGCTTCGGCGACGGCTCTGCGACCGTCGACGGCGACACGGCCGATTACCGGTTCGCCGCCGTGCAGGTCAGGGACCCGCAGAAGGGCCCGTTGACCGTGTACGCCGGCGCCCCGCTGTCCGCCGAACGCGGCGCCGTGCGCACCGCCCTGACCGTCATGCTGATCGGCTTCCCGCTGCTGCTGGCCGTCGTCGCCGGGGTGACCTGGCTGGTCACCCGGCGGGCGCTGCGGCCGGTCGAGGGGATCCGGCGCGAGATGGCGGCGATCACCGCCTCCGCCGACCTGGGCCGCCGGGTGCCCGTGCCGGACACCCACGACGAGGTCGCCCGGCTGGCCCGCACGACCAACGAGACGCTCGCCGCGCTGGAGAGCTCCGTCGAGCGCCAACGCCGGTTCGTCGCCGACGCCTCCCACGAGCTGCGCAGTCCGATCGCCTCGCTGCGCACCCAGTTGGAGGTGGGCGCCGCGCACCCCGGGCTGCTGGACGTGGCAGGCGCGGTCGAGGACACCGTCCGGCTGCAGCGGCTGGCCGCCGACCTGCTGCTGCTGGCCCGGCTGGACGCGGGGGAGGAGCCCGTGGGCGGACGGCTCGACCTGGCGGCGCTGGCCCGTGAGGAGGCCGCCGGGCGGCCCGCGGTGACGGTGGATACGGCGGCGGACGGTGCGACGGAGGCGGCGGTGGACGGGACGGCGGCAGGCGGGGCAGTGGCGGGCGGGGCAGTGGCGGGCGGGGCGGCGGGCGGGCCGTCCTTGCTGGTGGCCGGGTCGCGGGGGCAGTTGGGGAGGGTGCTGGCCAACCTGCTCGACAACGCGCAGCGGCACGCCCGGACGGAGGTCTCGGTGCGCGTGCGGCGGTCGGGGGACCGGGTCGTCGTCGAGGTGGCGGACGACGGGGACGGGGTGCCCGAGGCCGACCGGGAGCGGATCTTCGAGCGGTTCGTCCGGCTGGACGACGCGCGCAGCCGTGACGACGGCGGGGCGGGCCTCGGTCTCGCGATCGCGCGGGACGTGGCGGCGCGGCACGGCGGGACGCTCACGGTCGGTGAGACGCCGGCAGGCGGAGCCCTGTTCGAGCTCCGTCTGCCGGCCGTCAACGGGTAG
- a CDS encoding MarR family winged helix-turn-helix transcriptional regulator: METETATRWLTQAEQCAWRTHLEVNRLLTYQLEKDLQPFGLTMNDYEILVNLSESEGVRMRMSDLASATLQSKSRLSHQITRMENADLVRRENCESDRRGLYAVLTDHGMETMQKVAPHHVDSVRRHFIDLLSPEALAELSKALKPVAEHLRGRRGRP, encoded by the coding sequence ATGGAGACCGAAACGGCCACGCGCTGGCTGACCCAAGCGGAGCAGTGCGCCTGGCGCACCCATCTGGAGGTCAACAGGCTGTTGACGTACCAGCTCGAGAAGGACCTGCAGCCGTTCGGACTGACCATGAACGACTACGAGATCCTGGTGAACCTCTCCGAGTCGGAGGGCGTCCGGATGCGAATGAGCGATCTGGCCTCCGCGACCCTCCAGTCCAAGAGCCGGCTCTCGCACCAGATCACCCGCATGGAGAACGCCGATCTGGTGCGCCGGGAGAACTGCGAGTCCGACCGCCGCGGTCTGTACGCGGTCCTGACCGACCACGGCATGGAGACCATGCAGAAGGTCGCGCCGCACCATGTGGACTCCGTGCGGCGCCACTTCATCGATCTCCTGTCCCCAGAGGCCCTGGCGGAACTCTCCAAGGCCCTGAAGCCCGTCGCGGAACACCTCCGCGGGCGGCGGGGACGGCCGTAA
- a CDS encoding AIM24 family protein, whose translation MYGAPGGGPTVHDPMTLPVDDNVNNYTFCVELKGSQWFLQKGKMIAYYGSIDFNGVGHGRLDRLVRTSFHSPLHASDWVVAEGSGKMLLADRAFDVNSYDLEDGNLTIRSGNLLAFQPSLSLKQSIVPGFLTLIGTGKFVAASNGPVVFMEPPIRVDPQALVGWADCPSPCHHYDHGYMTGVMGGLRALTGLGGASGEEHQFEFVGAGTVLLQSSETLMAEQATGVVPHEPGVPGASGVPGGHVGHGTPSGAPRLPGQLGDLQRRFGL comes from the coding sequence ATGTACGGGGCTCCGGGCGGCGGCCCGACGGTGCACGACCCCATGACCCTGCCGGTCGACGACAACGTGAACAACTACACCTTCTGCGTGGAGCTCAAGGGGAGCCAGTGGTTCCTGCAGAAGGGGAAGATGATCGCCTACTACGGGTCGATCGACTTCAACGGCGTCGGACACGGCCGACTGGACCGTCTGGTGCGAACTTCCTTCCATTCGCCTCTGCACGCGAGCGACTGGGTCGTGGCGGAGGGCTCGGGCAAGATGCTCCTCGCCGACCGGGCCTTCGACGTCAACTCGTACGACCTCGAAGACGGCAACCTGACCATTCGCTCGGGCAATCTGCTCGCTTTTCAGCCAAGTCTGTCGCTCAAGCAGTCGATCGTGCCGGGTTTCCTCACCCTCATCGGAACCGGAAAGTTCGTGGCCGCCTCCAACGGGCCGGTGGTGTTCATGGAACCTCCGATCCGGGTGGACCCGCAGGCACTCGTGGGCTGGGCCGACTGTCCCTCCCCGTGCCATCACTACGACCACGGGTACATGACCGGCGTGATGGGCGGTCTACGTGCACTGACGGGCCTGGGCGGCGCTTCCGGGGAGGAGCACCAGTTCGAGTTCGTCGGCGCCGGCACGGTGCTGCTGCAGTCGTCCGAGACCCTCATGGCCGAGCAGGCCACGGGCGTGGTTCCGCACGAGCCGGGGGTGCCCGGTGCGAGCGGTGTCCCAGGTGGGCACGTGGGCCACGGCACGCCGTCAGGCGCACCGCGCCTTCCCGGACAGCTGGGGGACCTCCAGCGTCGCTTCGGGCTGTGA
- a CDS encoding AIM24 family protein, translating to MTFREINSKMLEATVVPGARLFSQRGAMLAYRGDVSFTPNVQGGQGGVMSMIGRRLANEDTPLMTVEGNGTVLFGHGGHHVQVIRLSGDTLCVEADRLLAFEGTLQQGTMFLGSQGGVMGMVRGQVSGQGLFTTTLKGHGAVAVMAHGGVFEVPITPQRPVHVDPQAYVAHHGDVRNKLSTALGWRDMVGRGSGEGFQLELSGSGAVFVQASEEKL from the coding sequence ATGACCTTCCGTGAGATCAACTCCAAGATGCTCGAGGCGACCGTCGTCCCCGGCGCCCGGCTCTTCAGCCAGCGCGGGGCCATGCTGGCCTACCGCGGCGACGTGTCGTTCACTCCCAACGTCCAGGGCGGGCAGGGCGGGGTGATGTCCATGATCGGGCGGCGACTCGCCAACGAGGACACGCCGCTGATGACCGTCGAGGGCAACGGCACGGTCCTCTTCGGGCACGGCGGGCATCACGTCCAGGTCATCCGGCTCAGCGGCGACACGCTGTGCGTCGAGGCGGACCGCCTGCTCGCCTTCGAGGGCACCCTCCAGCAGGGCACGATGTTCCTGGGCTCGCAGGGCGGCGTCATGGGCATGGTCCGCGGCCAGGTCAGCGGGCAGGGGCTGTTCACCACCACCCTCAAGGGCCACGGGGCCGTCGCCGTGATGGCCCACGGCGGGGTCTTCGAGGTCCCGATCACCCCGCAGCGCCCGGTCCACGTCGACCCCCAGGCCTACGTCGCCCACCACGGCGACGTCCGCAACAAGCTGTCGACGGCGCTCGGCTGGCGGGACATGGTGGGCCGCGGTTCCGGCGAGGGCTTCCAGCTGGAGCTGAGCGGCAGCGGTGCGGTGTTCGTCCAGGCGTCCGAGGAGAAGCTGTGA
- a CDS encoding AIM24 family protein, which yields MFRLQGSKVLAVDMTGDAVKAKNGSMVAYDGQMAFKKLSGGGEGIRGMVTRRLTGEQMTVMEVRGQGTCWFADRASEINLVRLQGDKLFVESSNLLATDAGLRTGTSFTGLRGATQGNGLFTTTVEGTGQAAITSDGPAVVLRVSPQYPLTVDPGAYVAHQGNVRQSFQSGVTFRTFLGEGGGEAFQIRFEGDGLVYVQPSERNTIAGDV from the coding sequence ATGTTTCGACTCCAAGGCAGCAAGGTGCTCGCCGTCGACATGACCGGCGACGCCGTGAAGGCGAAGAACGGCTCGATGGTCGCGTACGACGGGCAGATGGCCTTCAAGAAGCTCAGCGGCGGCGGTGAGGGCATCCGGGGCATGGTGACCCGGCGGCTCACCGGCGAGCAGATGACGGTGATGGAGGTGAGGGGGCAGGGCACGTGCTGGTTCGCCGACCGGGCTTCCGAGATCAACCTCGTGCGACTCCAGGGCGACAAGCTGTTCGTCGAGTCGAGCAACCTGCTCGCGACCGACGCCGGCCTGCGCACGGGCACGAGCTTCACGGGCCTGCGCGGCGCGACCCAGGGCAACGGGCTGTTCACGACGACCGTCGAGGGCACCGGCCAGGCGGCGATCACGTCGGACGGGCCGGCGGTGGTGCTGCGCGTCAGCCCGCAGTACCCGCTCACCGTCGACCCCGGCGCCTATGTCGCGCACCAGGGCAATGTGCGGCAGTCCTTCCAGTCGGGGGTGACGTTCCGCACGTTCCTCGGTGAGGGCGGCGGCGAGGCCTTCCAGATCCGCTTCGAGGGGGACGGCCTGGTGTACGTCCAGCCGAGCGAGCGCAACACGATCGCGGGGGACGTGTGA
- a CDS encoding DUF3817 domain-containing protein — protein sequence MDLKTASALRRLRLVSAPEAVSFLLLLVCSVLKRTTDFDAVRVMGWVHAGFFVLYLLFWADAWNRTKWSLKTAALYFVLAVLPTGGFFAERKLRREAEDAVIASRARKEGVVNA from the coding sequence GTGGACCTCAAGACCGCCTCCGCCCTCCGCCGCCTGCGCCTGGTCTCCGCCCCGGAGGCCGTGTCCTTCCTCCTGCTGCTGGTCTGCTCGGTGCTGAAGCGGACCACGGACTTCGACGCCGTCCGCGTGATGGGCTGGGTCCACGCCGGGTTCTTCGTCCTGTACCTGCTCTTCTGGGCCGACGCCTGGAACCGCACGAAGTGGTCCCTGAAGACCGCGGCCCTCTACTTCGTCCTCGCGGTCCTGCCGACCGGTGGTTTCTTCGCCGAGCGCAAGCTGCGCCGCGAGGCCGAGGACGCGGTCATCGCCTCCCGTGCCCGCAAGGAAGGCGTGGTGAACGCATGA
- a CDS encoding MTH1187 family thiamine-binding protein, with amino-acid sequence MIVAFSVTPLGVGEEVGEYVADAVRVVRDSGLPNRTDAMFTSVEGEWEEVMDVVRRAVAAVEARAPRVSLVLKADIRPGVTDGLTSKVATVERHLAP; translated from the coding sequence ATGATCGTCGCCTTCTCCGTCACTCCCCTGGGTGTCGGCGAGGAAGTCGGAGAGTACGTCGCCGACGCCGTTCGGGTGGTCCGCGACTCCGGCCTGCCGAACCGCACCGACGCCATGTTCACCTCCGTCGAAGGCGAGTGGGAAGAGGTGATGGACGTCGTCAGGCGGGCCGTCGCCGCCGTCGAGGCGCGCGCCCCGCGGGTCTCCCTCGTCCTGAAGGCGGACATCCGCCCCGGCGTGACGGACGGGCTCACCTCGAAGGTGGCGACCGTGGAGCGGCATCTCGCACCGTGA
- a CDS encoding matrixin family metalloprotease has translation MAGRHGPDHPGRAITAFLLAATLAALCVGQPPRTPACSLARGELTVDDLPAGSSVLDCSAVGRVVTHDGAGLAVPEPGTTVSVDSLTADGSAHGFTLKVAPDGTVSYTYEATHPGAGHGGAAHAGAGPTGVAQPKSPHAKSPHAKSPHAETPHAETPHAETPHAETPHAGTAHARAGRTEAARAQAAPAEAGAAGMPHAGAARTEAVHAGAPRTGGGRGGRADAPAPCADDAYVTAGRKAYGPYEWFLGDGHWPGGISRAGARRAFEEAVATITASRNDCGLEDRVAAKARYVSTTSSEADIDRETRCMRPDGLSVWDAGDLGPESVATTCSWSRPAPGGGPEELLEADVRFNTHDHAFTDDPSGACTQAYDLRSVATHEAGHVFGLAHSGAGHENLTMFASSFACSTSARTLGKGDVLGLRSLYWASPDTNAMPSGVRS, from the coding sequence GTGGCAGGGCGGCACGGGCCGGACCATCCCGGCAGGGCGATCACGGCGTTCCTCCTGGCGGCGACGCTGGCGGCCCTCTGCGTGGGCCAGCCGCCCCGGACGCCCGCCTGCTCGCTCGCCCGGGGCGAACTCACCGTCGACGACCTGCCCGCCGGCTCCTCCGTGCTCGACTGCTCCGCGGTCGGGCGCGTGGTCACCCACGACGGCGCGGGCCTGGCGGTGCCCGAGCCCGGCACGACGGTCAGCGTCGACTCCCTCACCGCGGACGGATCGGCGCATGGCTTCACCCTGAAGGTCGCCCCCGACGGCACGGTCTCCTACACCTACGAGGCCACCCACCCCGGGGCCGGTCACGGCGGAGCCGCCCATGCCGGGGCCGGTCCCACCGGGGTGGCTCAGCCCAAAAGCCCGCACGCCAAAAGCCCGCACGCCAAAAGCCCTCACGCCGAAACCCCTCACGCCGAAACCCCGCACGCCGAAACCCCTCACGCCGAAACCCCTCACGCCGGGACCGCTCACGCAAGGGCCGGCCGCACCGAGGCCGCCCGCGCCCAGGCTGCTCCCGCCGAGGCCGGTGCCGCCGGAATGCCTCACGCCGGGGCTGCTCGCACAGAGGCCGTCCACGCCGGGGCCCCTCGCACCGGGGGCGGGCGGGGAGGGCGGGCCGACGCGCCTGCGCCCTGTGCCGACGACGCCTATGTCACCGCGGGGCGCAAGGCGTACGGCCCGTACGAGTGGTTCCTCGGCGACGGCCACTGGCCGGGCGGGATCTCCCGCGCCGGGGCCCGGCGGGCCTTCGAGGAGGCCGTCGCCACCATCACCGCCAGCCGCAACGACTGCGGTCTCGAGGACCGGGTCGCCGCGAAGGCCCGCTATGTGTCGACCACCTCCAGCGAGGCCGACATCGACCGGGAGACCCGCTGCATGCGCCCCGACGGCCTGAGCGTCTGGGACGCGGGCGACCTCGGCCCCGAGTCCGTCGCCACCACCTGCTCCTGGAGCCGCCCGGCGCCCGGCGGGGGACCGGAGGAACTGCTCGAGGCCGACGTCCGCTTCAACACCCACGACCACGCGTTCACCGACGACCCGTCCGGCGCCTGCACGCAGGCGTACGACCTGCGCAGCGTCGCCACGCACGAGGCCGGGCACGTGTTCGGCCTCGCCCACTCCGGCGCCGGACACGAGAACCTCACCATGTTCGCGAGCTCGTTCGCCTGCTCCACGAGCGCCCGCACCCTCGGCAAGGGCGACGTCCTCGGTCTGCGCAGCCTCTACTGGGCGTCGCCCGACACCAACGCGATGCCCAGCGGCGTCCGCTCGTAG
- a CDS encoding ArsR/SmtB family transcription factor, whose protein sequence is MSSRLHFGEEDFLRCRFAVSPLWETQEVARTLKRPDRHGYHTPWLRRIRSAAGALDLTGLWLVMPRRGHSPDWLCPPPLGPAAGFEEEIAAVRAADPRAAREDTARSLADTPGALDSPQGRAWLADPERMIRELADVLEEIWRTLLAPDWPRLRALLEADVVFHSRRLAEVGLGGLLPEINRRCGWRAGTLTVASNGEHERHLGGQGLVLMPSVFSWPDVVSGFDPPWQPTLVYPARGIAGLWSDPADRAQRLPDALVRLLGRGRAAVLGALDDPASTSALAHRLGLAPSSVSAHLGVLREAGLLVSRRYGHQVLYERTPLGIALVSGDAQ, encoded by the coding sequence GTGTCCTCGCGGCTGCACTTCGGGGAGGAGGACTTCCTGCGCTGCCGGTTCGCCGTGTCCCCGCTGTGGGAGACGCAGGAGGTCGCGCGCACGCTCAAGCGGCCCGACCGGCACGGCTACCACACGCCCTGGCTGCGCCGGATCCGCTCGGCGGCCGGGGCGCTCGACCTGACCGGTCTGTGGCTGGTCATGCCGCGCCGGGGCCACTCCCCCGACTGGCTGTGCCCGCCGCCGCTGGGGCCGGCGGCCGGGTTCGAGGAGGAGATCGCCGCCGTGCGGGCCGCGGATCCGCGCGCCGCCCGCGAGGACACCGCCCGCTCGCTGGCGGACACCCCCGGCGCACTGGACTCGCCGCAGGGACGGGCCTGGCTGGCAGATCCGGAGCGGATGATCCGCGAGCTCGCCGACGTGCTGGAGGAGATCTGGCGCACCCTCCTCGCGCCGGACTGGCCGCGGCTGCGCGCGCTGCTGGAGGCAGACGTCGTCTTCCACTCACGACGGCTGGCCGAAGTCGGCCTGGGCGGGCTGCTGCCGGAGATCAACCGGCGGTGCGGCTGGCGGGCGGGCACGCTGACCGTCGCGTCGAACGGCGAGCACGAGCGGCATCTGGGCGGCCAGGGGCTGGTGCTGATGCCGAGCGTGTTCTCGTGGCCGGACGTGGTGAGCGGCTTCGACCCGCCCTGGCAGCCGACGCTGGTCTACCCGGCGCGGGGCATCGCGGGCCTGTGGAGCGACCCCGCCGACCGTGCTCAGCGCCTCCCCGACGCGCTGGTGCGGCTGCTCGGCCGGGGCCGGGCCGCCGTGCTCGGCGCGCTCGACGACCCGGCGAGCACGTCGGCGCTGGCGCACCGCCTCGGTCTCGCCCCGTCGTCGGTCTCCGCGCACCTGGGCGTGCTGCGCGAGGCCGGGCTGCTGGTGTCCCGCCGTTACGGCCACCAGGTGCTCTACGAGCGGACGCCGCTGGGCATCGCGTTGGTGTCGGGCGACGCCCAGTAG
- a CDS encoding MFS transporter, translating to MSDVTTAAPEAPPTGYLRVFAVREFRAVFAAHLLSMLGVIVAEVALSVLVYDLTGSPLLSALAWALGFLPYVVGGTLLAGVADRFPARRVLVGCDLVCAACVLPMTAPGAHLAVLLALRCCLAVVSPVFAGTRMATLADILGDGDLFVLGRSLLRITAQSALLVGFGLGGVLLTVASPRQALLLTVATFLASAALLRVGTRRRPARTRTGGALVADSLKGARQVLADRRTRALLLLFWVPPTFGVAPEALSAPYADDLGVGSVGLGLLMCALPVGTVAGELYAGARLRPAARERIALPLVCVTLLPYLGYALHPGLAVSLLLLVVAGAGSAYTLGLDQWIVRDVPQELRGRAMTLLTAGLMTFQGVGMALAGVAAEAAGVAWTVTGAGVLGALACVLTAREVRATETRDGADHDVTGR from the coding sequence ATGTCAGACGTCACGACGGCCGCCCCCGAGGCCCCGCCCACCGGATACCTCCGGGTCTTCGCCGTCCGCGAGTTCCGGGCCGTCTTCGCCGCCCACCTGCTGTCCATGCTCGGCGTCATCGTCGCCGAGGTCGCGCTCTCCGTCCTGGTCTACGACCTGACGGGCTCACCCCTGCTGAGCGCCCTGGCCTGGGCCCTCGGCTTCCTGCCCTACGTCGTCGGCGGCACCCTCCTCGCGGGCGTCGCCGACCGCTTCCCGGCCCGCCGCGTCCTCGTCGGCTGCGACCTGGTGTGCGCGGCGTGCGTGCTCCCCATGACGGCGCCGGGCGCGCACCTCGCCGTCCTGCTCGCCCTGCGCTGCTGCCTCGCCGTGGTCTCGCCGGTCTTCGCGGGCACCCGCATGGCGACCCTCGCGGACATCCTGGGCGACGGCGACCTGTTCGTCCTCGGCCGCTCCCTGCTGCGCATCACCGCGCAGAGCGCCCTGCTCGTCGGCTTCGGGCTCGGCGGTGTGCTGCTCACCGTGGCCTCTCCGCGCCAGGCCCTCCTCCTCACCGTCGCCACCTTTCTCGCCTCCGCCGCGCTGCTGCGCGTCGGCACCCGTCGCCGCCCGGCCCGCACCCGGACCGGCGGGGCGCTGGTCGCCGACTCCCTCAAGGGCGCCCGGCAGGTCCTCGCCGACCGGCGCACCCGGGCACTCCTGCTGCTCTTCTGGGTGCCGCCGACGTTCGGCGTCGCCCCCGAGGCGCTGTCCGCGCCGTACGCCGACGACCTCGGCGTCGGCTCCGTCGGCCTGGGTCTGCTGATGTGCGCGCTGCCCGTCGGCACGGTCGCCGGCGAGCTGTACGCCGGGGCCCGGCTGCGCCCCGCCGCCCGCGAACGGATCGCCCTCCCGCTCGTCTGTGTCACCCTGCTGCCCTACCTCGGCTACGCCCTGCACCCGGGCCTCGCCGTCTCGCTGCTGCTGCTGGTCGTCGCGGGGGCCGGGTCGGCGTACACCCTCGGCCTCGACCAGTGGATCGTCCGGGACGTCCCGCAGGAGCTGCGCGGACGGGCCATGACGCTGCTCACCGCCGGACTGATGACCTTCCAGGGCGTCGGTATGGCGCTGGCGGGCGTCGCCGCCGAGGCGGCGGGGGTGGCGTGGACCGTCACGGGGGCGGGCGTGCTGGGGGCACTGGCTTGCGTCCTCACCGCCCGGGAGGTCCGCGCGACCGAAACGCGAGACGGGGCTGACCACGATGTGACCGGCCGGTAA
- a CDS encoding MarR family winged helix-turn-helix transcriptional regulator, which produces MPKPLSLAFDPIARADELWKQRWGNVPSMAAITSIMRAHQILLAEVDAVVKPYGLTFARYEALVLLTFSKEGELTMSKIGERLQVHPTSVTNTVDRLVRSGLVDKRPNPNDGRGTLAVITDKGREVVEAATRDLMAMDFGLGVYDAEECGEIFAMLRPLRVAAHDFDEG; this is translated from the coding sequence GTGCCGAAACCGCTCAGTCTCGCCTTCGATCCCATCGCCCGCGCCGACGAGCTCTGGAAGCAGCGCTGGGGGAACGTGCCGTCCATGGCTGCGATCACCTCGATCATGCGCGCGCACCAGATCCTGCTCGCCGAGGTGGACGCCGTGGTCAAGCCGTACGGCCTGACGTTCGCGCGCTACGAGGCGCTGGTGCTGCTCACCTTCTCCAAGGAGGGCGAGCTGACCATGTCGAAGATCGGCGAGCGGCTCCAGGTGCACCCCACGTCGGTCACGAACACCGTGGACCGGCTGGTGAGGTCGGGTCTGGTGGACAAGCGCCCCAACCCCAACGACGGCCGCGGCACCCTCGCAGTGATCACCGACAAGGGTCGCGAGGTCGTCGAGGCGGCCACCCGCGACCTGATGGCCATGGACTTCGGGCTCGGGGTGTACGACGCGGAGGAGTGCGGGGAGATCTTCGCGATGCTGCGGCCCCTGCGGGTCGCCGCGCACGACTTCGACGAGGGCTGA
- a CDS encoding DUF3817 domain-containing protein — protein MKKSVLTRYRVMAYVTGVLLVLLCLGVIAKYILDVDGAADFTRVVGFAHGWLYVLYLVFAFDLGSKAKWPVGKLLWVLLAGTVPTAAFFVEHRVSRELAPTGAVEDPATVKA, from the coding sequence ATGAAGAAGAGCGTGCTGACCCGCTACCGCGTCATGGCCTACGTCACCGGTGTGCTGCTGGTCCTGCTGTGTCTGGGCGTCATCGCCAAGTACATCCTGGACGTCGACGGGGCCGCGGACTTCACGCGTGTCGTCGGATTCGCGCACGGCTGGCTCTACGTCCTCTACCTGGTCTTCGCCTTCGACCTGGGCTCCAAGGCGAAGTGGCCGGTCGGCAAGCTGCTGTGGGTGCTGCTGGCCGGGACCGTCCCCACGGCCGCCTTCTTCGTGGAGCACAGGGTCAGCCGTGAGCTGGCCCCCACCGGAGCGGTCGAGGACCCCGCGACCGTCAAGGCGTAG